The Cygnus atratus isolate AKBS03 ecotype Queensland, Australia chromosome 2, CAtr_DNAZoo_HiC_assembly, whole genome shotgun sequence genome window below encodes:
- the EVX1 gene encoding LOW QUALITY PROTEIN: homeobox even-skipped homolog protein 1 (The sequence of the model RefSeq protein was modified relative to this genomic sequence to represent the inferred CDS: deleted 1 base in 1 codon), whose product METRKEMVMFLEGTQLGALVGKRVPNLSETVGSPAQEPQEKMIHRNCLSPRPGPLSSRERGGGGGGGGGEDEEEVEVLPGTGTVPESRSAAAALLSAGQQPPAPEPPSSKGQQSSSDTESDFYEEIEVSCTPDCATGSAEYQHSKGPCSEALAGSPSGGGDHPKGSGGSGGSQGSLACSASDQMRRYRTAFTREQIARLEKEFYRENYVSRPRRCELAAALNLPETTIKVWFQNRRMKDKRQRLAMTWPHPADPAFYTYMMSHAAATGNLPYPFPSHLPLPYYSHMGIGATSASAATPFNTPLRPLDTFRVLSHPYPRPELLCAFRHPSLYPAPSHGLSSAGGNPCSCLACHGSQSNGLAQRPSGSDFTCSATTRTDSFLTFTPSVLSKATSVSMDQREEVPLTR is encoded by the exons ATGGAAACCAGGAAGGAGATGGTGATGTTTCTGGAAGGGACACAACTTGGCGCTCTAGTTGGCAAGAGGGTGCCTAATTTGTCCGAAACAGTGGGGAGCCCCGCTCAAGAGCCGCAGGAGAAGATGATCCATCGGAACTGCCTCAGCCCCCGACCTGGCCCCTTGTCGTCCcgggagagaggaggaggaggaggaggtggcggAGGAGAAGACgaagaggaggtggaggtgCTGCCGGGGACAGGGACGGTGCCGGAGAGCCGCTCGGCGGCGGCAGCACTGCTTTCGGCCGGAcagcagccccccgccccggagcccccctccagcaaagggcagcagagcagctcggACACCGAGTCGGATTTCTATGAGGAAATCGAGGTGAGCTGCACCCCGGACTGCGCCACGGGGAGCGCCGAGTACCAGCACAGCAAAG GGCCGTGCTCCGAGGCGCTGGCCGGCAGCCCCAGCGGCGGGGGGGATCACCCCAAGGGCAGCGGAGGCAGCGGCGGCTCCCAGGGCTCGCTGGCCTGCAGCGCCAGCGACCAGATGCGCCGCTACCGCACCGCCTTCACCCGCGAGCAGATCGCCCGGCTGGAGAAGGAGTTTTACCGGGAGAACTACGTGTCCAGGCCCCGGAGATGCGAGCTGGCGGCTGCTCTAAATCTGCCAGAAACCACCATCAAG GTGTGGTTCCAGAACCGCAGGATGAAGGACAAGCGGCAGCGCCTGGCCATGACCTGGCCGCACCCGGCGGACCCGGCGTTTTACACCTACATGATGAGCCACGCGGCGGCCACGGGCAACCTGCCCTACCCGTTCCCGTCCCACCTGCCTCTGCCCTACTACTCCCACATGGGCATCGGGGCCACGTCAGCCTCCGCCGCCACCCCGTTCAACACCCCCTTGAGGCCGCTGGACACCTTTCGGGTGCTCTCGCACCCCTACCCGAGACCAGAACTGCTCTGTGCCTTCAGGCAC CCCTCTCTCTACCCTGCCCCGAGCCATGGACTCAGCAGCGCCGGGGGcaacccctgctcctgcctggcttGCCACGGCAGCCAGTCCAACGGGCTGGCACAGAGACCCTCCGGCTCAGACTTTACCTGTTCAGCCACGACCAGGACTGACTCTTTCCTCACTTTCACGCCCTCTGTGCTGAGCAAAGCGACCTCGGTTTCCATGGACCAGCGGGAAGAAGTACCTTTAACAAGATAA